Proteins encoded in a region of the Polyodon spathula isolate WHYD16114869_AA chromosome 9, ASM1765450v1, whole genome shotgun sequence genome:
- the LOC121320658 gene encoding neuronal membrane glycoprotein M6-b-like isoform X3 codes for MKPAMETAADENPEQSQEKKGCFECCIKCLGGVPYASLVATILCFSGVALFCGCGHVALTGTVSILENHFSKTVSDHAFLTEVVQLMQYIIYGIASFFFLYGIILLAEGFYTTSAVKELHSEFKTTACGRCISGMFVFLTYVLGVAWLGVFGFSAVPVFLFYNMWSTCQVLNSPMANMTSSIESICVDVRQYGIIPWNAAPGKACGAVLGEICNTSEFYLSYHLYIVACAGAGATVIALLIYMMATTYNYAVLKFKSREDCCTKF; via the exons GGTGTTTTGAATGCTGCATTAAGTGCCTGGGGGGAGTTCCTTATGCCTCGCTGGTTGCCACCATTCTGTGCTTCTCCGGTGTTGCACTCTTCTGTGGTTGTGGCCATGTGGCATTAACAGGGACAGTGTCCATTCTGGAAAACCACTTCTCAAAGACCGTCAGCGACCATGCTTTCCTAACTGAAGT agtacAGCTCATGCAGTACATCATTTACGGAATAGCATCATTTTTCTTCTTGTATGGAATCATTCTTTTGGCAGAGGGTTTCTACACCACCAGTGCTGTAAAAGAACTTCACAGTGAATTCAAAACTACAGCCTGTGGACGATGCATCAGTGGAATG TTTGTGTTCTTGACCTATGTGCTCGGAGTTGCCTGGCTGGGTGTGTTTGGCTTCTCGGCTGTACCTGTCTTCTTGTTCTACAACATGTGGTCGACCTGCCAAGTCCTCAACTCTCCAATGGCAAACATGACCTCTTCCATTGAATCTATCTGTGTGGATGTCAGGCAGTACG gaaTCATTCCTTGGAACGCAGCTCCTGGAAAGGCCTGCGGCGCAGTGTTAGGAGAAATCTGCAATACAAGCGAG TTCTATCTGTCATACCATCTGTACATCGTGGCCTGTGCTGGAGCTGGTGCCACTGTTATTGCATTG CTGATCTACATGATGGCTACCACATATAACTATGCTGTTTTGAAGTTTAAGAGTCGAGAAGACTGCTGCACTAAATTTTAA